A portion of the Faecalibacterium sp. I3-3-89 genome contains these proteins:
- the pckA gene encoding phosphoenolpyruvate carboxykinase (ATP): MAKLDLSKYGITGTTEIVYNPSYEQLFNEETKPELEGYEKGQVSELGAVNVMTGIYTGRSPKDKFIVMDENSKDTVWWTSDEYKNDNHPASQEAWEAVKEIAKKELSNKRLYVVDAFCGANKDTRMAVRFIMEVAWQAHFVTNMFIKPTAEELANFEPDFVVYNASKAKVENYKELGLNSETAVLFNITSKEQVIVNTWYGGEMKKGMFSMMNYFLPLKGIASMHCSANTDMEGKNTAIFFGLSGTGKTTLSTDPKRLLIGDDEHGWDDNGVFNFEGGCYAKVINLDKDSEPDIYNAIKRNALLENVTLDAEGHIDFADKSVTENTRVSYPIDHIQNIVRPISSAPAAKNVIFLSADAFGVLPPVSILTPEQTQYYFLSGFTAKLAGTERGITEPTPTFSACFGQAFLELHPTKYAEELVKKMQKSGAKAYLVNTGWNGTGKRISIKDTRGIIDAILSGAINEAPTKKIPYFDFEVPTALPGVDPAILDPRDTYADAAQWEEKAKDLAGRFIKNFAKYEGNEHGKALVSAGPQL; encoded by the coding sequence ATGGCAAAGTTAGATCTGAGCAAGTATGGTATCACCGGCACGACCGAGATCGTGTACAACCCCTCTTATGAGCAGCTGTTCAACGAGGAGACCAAGCCCGAGCTGGAAGGCTACGAGAAGGGTCAGGTCAGCGAGCTGGGCGCTGTCAACGTCATGACCGGCATCTACACCGGCCGCTCCCCCAAGGATAAGTTCATCGTCATGGACGAGAACTCCAAGGACACCGTGTGGTGGACTTCCGACGAGTACAAGAACGACAACCACCCCGCTTCTCAGGAAGCATGGGAGGCCGTGAAGGAGATCGCCAAGAAGGAGCTTTCCAACAAGCGCCTGTACGTCGTCGATGCTTTCTGCGGTGCCAACAAGGACACCCGCATGGCCGTCCGCTTCATCATGGAAGTGGCCTGGCAGGCACATTTCGTCACCAATATGTTCATCAAGCCCACCGCTGAGGAGCTGGCAAACTTCGAGCCTGATTTCGTGGTCTACAACGCTTCCAAGGCCAAGGTCGAGAACTACAAGGAGCTGGGCCTGAACTCTGAGACTGCTGTCCTGTTCAACATCACCAGCAAGGAGCAGGTCATCGTCAACACCTGGTACGGCGGCGAGATGAAGAAGGGTATGTTCTCCATGATGAACTACTTCCTGCCGCTGAAGGGCATCGCTTCCATGCACTGCTCTGCCAACACCGATATGGAGGGCAAGAACACTGCCATCTTCTTCGGTCTGTCCGGCACCGGCAAGACCACCCTGTCCACCGACCCCAAGCGCCTGCTCATCGGTGATGACGAGCACGGCTGGGACGACAACGGCGTCTTCAACTTCGAGGGCGGCTGCTACGCAAAGGTCATCAATCTGGACAAGGACTCCGAGCCTGACATCTACAACGCCATCAAGCGCAACGCTCTGCTGGAGAACGTCACTCTGGACGCCGAGGGCCACATCGATTTCGCCGATAAGAGCGTGACCGAGAACACCCGCGTCTCCTACCCCATCGACCATATCCAGAACATCGTGCGCCCCATCTCTTCTGCTCCCGCTGCCAAGAACGTCATCTTCCTGTCTGCGGATGCATTCGGCGTCCTGCCCCCGGTCTCCATCCTGACCCCGGAGCAGACCCAGTACTACTTCCTGTCCGGCTTTACCGCAAAGCTGGCCGGCACCGAGCGCGGCATCACCGAGCCTACCCCCACCTTCTCTGCCTGCTTCGGTCAGGCCTTCCTCGAGCTGCACCCCACCAAGTACGCTGAGGAGCTGGTCAAGAAGATGCAGAAGAGCGGCGCCAAGGCTTATCTGGTCAACACCGGCTGGAACGGCACCGGCAAGCGCATCTCCATCAAGGATACCCGCGGCATCATCGACGCCATCCTGAGCGGTGCCATCAACGAGGCTCCCACCAAGAAGATCCCCTACTTCGACTTTGAGGTCCCCACCGCTCTGCCCGGTGTTGACCCCGCCATCCTCGACCCCCGCGACACCTATGCAGATGCCGCTCAGTGGGAAGAGAAGGCCAAGGATCTGGCTGGCCGCTTCATCAAGAACTTCGCAAAGTACGAGGGCAACGAGCACGGCAAGGCTCTGGTCTCTGCCGGCCCCCAGCTGTAA
- a CDS encoding recombinase family protein → MTATQKHDIIPICTTVLSADQPPKEDIMLDQQKITILYCRLSNEDAQEGESNSIANQREYLTRYARDHGYTNLKILVDDGYTGTNFNRPGVQEGFELVKQGLVGCWLVKDLSRFGRDYLTVGQYTDIIFPSYDVRFIAINDGVDSNRGDSEGFAAIRNLFNEWYPRDTSKKVRVSLRQRGTSGKHMGKPPYGYRCDPEDKDHWILDEEAAPVVKLIFDLCIDGKGPEQIARILEEKQILTAKALYAKRKKKPMPERPYHWGNQSIVGILERQEYTGCTCNFKTYSKSYKLKKRIPNEPENMFYLPDTQEAIVSQAQFDRVQELRKNKRRPAKAERQGLFSGLLFCADCGGKLHFATSKNFEGKQDHYVCNNYKSNRGTCTAHYIREDVLREIVLERIRAVNEYIRSDVDGFQEEWLQCRRTDQERSIRDDKKKLEQAKKRLADLDVIIARLYEDYVLGNLNQDRYRKMSADYEAEQERLKLEIEVIEEWVEQREEMNDGLDAFIALTQKYVDVEELTQTIVNEYIKKIIVYAPDKSSGKRKQKVKIFFNFVDDVDIPVISEPIITQTTYEHRKTA, encoded by the coding sequence ATGACTGCGACACAAAAGCATGATATAATTCCAATATGCACAACGGTACTGTCGGCTGACCAACCACCGAAGGAGGATATTATGTTGGATCAGCAGAAAATTACCATTCTCTATTGCCGTCTGAGCAACGAGGATGCCCAGGAAGGCGAGAGTAACAGTATCGCAAATCAGAGAGAGTATTTAACCCGATATGCCCGTGACCACGGATATACAAACCTGAAAATTCTGGTGGATGACGGTTATACGGGGACGAACTTCAATCGTCCCGGTGTGCAGGAAGGCTTTGAGCTTGTCAAGCAGGGGCTTGTGGGCTGCTGGCTGGTCAAAGACCTCAGCCGCTTTGGTCGTGACTATCTGACTGTTGGACAATATACGGATATTATCTTTCCGAGTTATGATGTCCGCTTTATCGCTATAAATGATGGCGTAGACAGCAACCGGGGAGACAGCGAGGGCTTCGCCGCAATCCGTAATCTGTTCAACGAGTGGTATCCCCGTGATACCAGCAAGAAAGTCCGTGTCAGTTTGCGGCAGAGAGGAACCAGTGGGAAGCACATGGGCAAACCGCCCTACGGATACCGCTGTGACCCGGAGGACAAGGATCACTGGATTCTGGATGAAGAAGCGGCTCCGGTAGTCAAGCTCATCTTCGACCTTTGCATTGACGGCAAAGGCCCGGAGCAGATTGCAAGGATTCTGGAAGAAAAGCAGATTCTGACTGCAAAGGCACTCTATGCCAAGCGAAAGAAAAAGCCGATGCCGGAAAGACCGTACCACTGGGGCAACCAGTCCATTGTAGGGATTTTGGAACGGCAGGAGTACACAGGCTGTACCTGCAACTTCAAGACTTATTCCAAGTCCTACAAGCTGAAAAAGCGGATTCCCAATGAGCCGGAGAATATGTTTTATCTGCCGGACACACAGGAAGCGATTGTATCTCAGGCACAGTTTGACAGGGTGCAGGAACTGAGGAAAAACAAACGCCGCCCTGCAAAAGCGGAACGGCAGGGATTGTTCTCCGGGCTTCTGTTTTGTGCCGATTGCGGCGGCAAGCTCCACTTTGCCACAAGCAAAAACTTTGAGGGCAAGCAGGATCACTACGTCTGCAACAACTACAAGAGCAACCGTGGTACTTGTACTGCCCACTATATCCGGGAAGATGTGCTTCGTGAAATCGTTCTGGAACGCATCCGGGCAGTCAATGAGTATATCCGAAGCGATGTGGACGGTTTTCAGGAGGAATGGCTGCAATGCCGCAGGACTGACCAGGAGCGCAGCATCCGGGATGACAAAAAGAAGCTGGAACAGGCAAAGAAACGCCTTGCCGATCTGGATGTCATCATCGCCCGGCTGTACGAGGACTATGTTCTTGGAAATCTCAATCAGGACAGATACAGAAAGATGTCTGCGGACTATGAAGCGGAGCAGGAACGGTTAAAGCTCGAAATTGAAGTTATCGAAGAATGGGTGGAACAGCGGGAAGAAATGAACGACGGTCTGGATGCCTTTATCGCCCTGACACAGAAATATGTGGATGTGGAGGAGCTGACACAGACCATCGTGAACGAGTATATCAAGAAAATCATCGTCTATGCCCCGGACAAATCCAGCGGCAAGCGCAAGCAGAAAGTGAAGATTTTCTTCAACTTCGTGGACGATGTAGATATTCCCGTTATTTCCGAGCCTATCATCACGCAAACAACCTATGAACACAGAAAAACGGCGTGA
- a CDS encoding ABC transporter ATP-binding protein, whose product MKKATVNDYFRHHWMKLMLFALFTAAVSFFAPLKNFQLKWLIDSRSKQEALGYMGLVFLITFTSWFFERLSRRSFTKLACGAVEQVRGQVMERVLRRPVSQYQREGDAAYLSLLTTDLRTLYDDYYMSLFNIAFWGGIMLCALGMYLYISPVMLAAILLVTVPPLVLPRKMNEQLKASRDAFSLQMAGYTQQLKELLGGFEVIRGFLREDAYTARHRDAARQARDSEQAYQQSLNAMVVNTSLISNLIFPIVMLVGLFLAFDGRLTMGTVSTAASMANFVITPCNQIAQCWAKVRSSKGIRQRLEAAMSGPEKVSAGRAIGKLEHIECKDTGFAYPGAAAPVLRGVRLTVSGQEKAVLVGESGCGKSTLAKLLFQYYPDYTGSILFNGQQLRDIDRQSLYQRVGYIAQTTYLFNDTLRSNICLGADFPEAQLSHAIGTAGLTDWVSTLPDGLDTLISENGKNLSGGQRQRIGIARLALRRYDLIIADEITASLDPDTSGQVMENLLALPCMVVAITHDVSGAFMKQFDKVYRVEHGSVTQA is encoded by the coding sequence ATGAAAAAAGCAACGGTCAACGACTACTTCCGACATCACTGGATGAAGCTCATGCTCTTCGCGCTCTTTACGGCGGCGGTATCCTTTTTCGCGCCGCTGAAAAACTTCCAGCTCAAGTGGCTCATCGATTCTAGAAGCAAGCAGGAGGCGCTGGGCTATATGGGGCTGGTGTTCCTCATCACCTTCACCAGCTGGTTTTTCGAACGGCTGAGCCGCCGCTCCTTTACAAAACTCGCCTGCGGCGCAGTGGAGCAGGTACGGGGGCAGGTCATGGAGCGGGTGCTGCGCCGCCCGGTGTCCCAATATCAGCGGGAGGGCGATGCAGCCTATCTCTCCCTGCTGACCACCGACCTGCGCACTCTCTACGACGACTATTATATGTCCCTCTTCAACATCGCGTTCTGGGGCGGCATCATGCTCTGTGCGCTGGGGATGTATCTTTACATCAGCCCGGTGATGCTGGCGGCCATCCTGCTTGTGACCGTGCCGCCGCTGGTCCTGCCCCGGAAGATGAATGAACAGCTCAAAGCCTCCCGAGACGCTTTTTCGCTCCAGATGGCGGGCTACACCCAGCAGCTCAAGGAGCTTCTGGGCGGGTTCGAGGTCATCCGGGGCTTTCTGCGGGAGGACGCCTATACCGCCCGCCACCGGGATGCTGCCCGGCAGGCCCGCGACAGCGAGCAGGCCTACCAGCAGAGCCTCAACGCCATGGTGGTCAACACCTCTCTCATCAGCAACCTCATCTTCCCCATCGTCATGCTGGTGGGCCTTTTTCTCGCTTTCGACGGGCGGCTGACGATGGGCACCGTCTCCACCGCCGCCAGCATGGCGAACTTCGTCATCACGCCCTGTAATCAAATCGCCCAGTGCTGGGCCAAGGTCAGATCCTCGAAGGGCATTCGTCAGCGGCTGGAAGCAGCCATGTCCGGCCCGGAAAAAGTTTCTGCGGGCCGGGCCATCGGTAAACTCGAGCACATCGAGTGCAAGGACACCGGCTTTGCCTACCCCGGAGCCGCTGCACCGGTGCTGCGCGGCGTCCGGCTGACGGTCTCCGGGCAGGAAAAGGCCGTCCTCGTGGGCGAAAGCGGCTGCGGCAAGTCTACACTGGCAAAGCTGCTGTTCCAGTACTACCCAGACTATACCGGCAGCATCCTCTTCAACGGCCAGCAGCTGCGGGACATCGACCGTCAGAGCCTCTACCAGCGGGTAGGCTACATTGCCCAGACAACCTATCTCTTCAATGACACCCTCCGCAGCAACATCTGCCTCGGCGCGGACTTCCCCGAGGCTCAGCTTTCCCACGCCATCGGGACGGCGGGCCTCACCGACTGGGTGAGCACCCTGCCCGACGGCCTCGACACCCTCATCAGCGAGAACGGCAAGAATCTCTCCGGCGGGCAGCGCCAGCGCATCGGCATTGCACGGCTGGCGCTTCGCCGGTACGACCTCATCATCGCCGACGAGATCACCGCCAGCCTCGACCCCGACACCAGCGGACAGGTCATGGAAAATCTGCTCGCTCTCCCCTGCATGGTGGTGGCCATCACCCACGACGTATCGGGGGCGTTCATGAAGCAGTTTGACAAGGTATACCGGGTGGAGCACGGAAGCGTCACACAAGCATAA
- the trpS gene encoding tryptophan--tRNA ligase, which produces MKQIILTGDRPTGRLHVGHYVGSLKERVRLQNSGKFDEIFIMIADAQALTDNADNPEKVRQNVLQVALDYLAVGIDPAKAHIFIQSMVPQLTELSFYYMNLVTVSRLQRNPTVKAEIQQKNFESSIPVGFFTYPISQAADITAFKATTVPAGEDQRPMIEQCCEIVRKFNSVYGETLVEPEIVLPQNAACLRLPGTDGKAKMSKSLGNCIYLSDEPEDIKKKIMSMYTDPNHLRVQDPGKVEGNPVFIYLDAFSRPEHFAEFLPEYQNLDELKAHYQRGGLGDVKVKKFLNAVMQAELEPIRTRRKEWEQRLPEVVEILKEGSAVAEKTAAATLAEVRKSMKIDYFTDGNLLK; this is translated from the coding sequence ATGAAACAGATCATTCTGACGGGCGACCGCCCAACGGGCCGTCTCCATGTCGGCCACTATGTCGGCTCTCTGAAGGAGCGTGTCCGGCTGCAGAACTCCGGTAAGTTCGACGAGATCTTTATCATGATCGCCGACGCGCAGGCTCTGACGGACAATGCCGATAACCCGGAGAAGGTGCGCCAGAACGTGCTGCAGGTGGCGCTGGACTATCTGGCTGTGGGCATCGACCCGGCCAAGGCACACATCTTCATCCAGTCGATGGTGCCCCAGCTGACCGAGCTGAGCTTCTATTATATGAACCTCGTCACCGTTTCCCGCCTGCAGCGCAACCCGACCGTCAAGGCCGAGATCCAGCAGAAGAATTTTGAGTCCAGCATCCCGGTGGGCTTCTTCACCTACCCCATCAGTCAGGCCGCCGACATCACCGCCTTCAAGGCGACCACTGTCCCCGCCGGCGAGGATCAGCGCCCCATGATCGAGCAGTGCTGCGAGATCGTCCGCAAGTTCAACTCGGTCTACGGCGAGACGCTGGTGGAGCCGGAGATCGTCCTGCCCCAGAACGCCGCCTGCCTGCGCCTGCCCGGCACCGACGGCAAGGCCAAGATGAGCAAGAGCCTCGGCAACTGCATCTACCTCTCCGATGAGCCGGAGGACATCAAGAAGAAGATCATGTCCATGTACACCGACCCGAACCACCTGCGGGTGCAGGATCCCGGCAAGGTGGAGGGCAACCCCGTCTTCATCTATCTGGACGCATTCAGCCGCCCGGAGCATTTTGCGGAGTTCCTGCCCGAGTACCAGAACCTCGACGAGCTGAAGGCACACTATCAGCGCGGCGGTCTGGGCGATGTGAAGGTGAAAAAGTTCCTGAACGCCGTCATGCAGGCCGAGCTGGAGCCGATCCGTACCCGCCGCAAAGAGTGGGAGCAGCGCCTGCCCGAGGTGGTCGAAATTCTGAAGGAGGGCAGCGCTGTGGCCGAAAAGACCGCCGCCGCCACCCTCGCTGAGGTGCGCAAGTCCATGAAGATCGATTACTTTACGGACGGCAATCTCCTGAAATAA